One genomic window of Dendrosporobacter quercicolus includes the following:
- a CDS encoding class II fructose-bisphosphate aldolase, giving the protein MLVNMRTMLVDAKQKKYGVPAANVWNEDSIQTAISTAEKYQSPLILAFYPAMVDILAVGKLAVERAGRAAVPVAVHLDHGQEFADAVKAVRAGFTSIMVDRSTCPFAQNVAEVKEIVSFAHAIDITVEAELGHVGKGAEYEQTKHEGLTDPREALRFVQETKVDCLAVAVGTSHGLYAGKPELQFERLRAIEQAVPVPLVLHGCSGTGDDNLKQAIGLGITKLNLYTDLDQAGYAALTQFLVPGKSSNMMEIESVMLSGYGEKLGHYMQLFGSVKRA; this is encoded by the coding sequence ATGCTTGTAAATATGAGAACGATGTTGGTTGATGCAAAACAAAAGAAATACGGGGTTCCGGCCGCTAATGTCTGGAATGAAGACAGTATCCAGACGGCAATCTCAACTGCCGAGAAATATCAATCGCCGCTTATCCTGGCTTTTTACCCGGCGATGGTTGATATTTTGGCAGTCGGCAAGCTGGCTGTGGAAAGGGCGGGGCGGGCTGCGGTGCCGGTTGCCGTTCACCTGGATCATGGACAGGAATTTGCCGATGCGGTAAAAGCCGTACGGGCGGGATTTACCTCCATTATGGTGGATCGTTCAACCTGCCCGTTTGCCCAAAATGTGGCCGAGGTAAAAGAAATTGTTAGCTTTGCCCATGCAATTGATATTACGGTGGAAGCCGAATTAGGGCATGTCGGTAAAGGCGCTGAGTATGAGCAAACGAAACATGAAGGCCTTACCGATCCCCGGGAGGCCCTGCGGTTTGTACAGGAAACCAAGGTTGACTGCCTGGCGGTGGCCGTAGGAACTTCGCATGGCCTGTATGCCGGCAAGCCGGAGCTGCAATTTGAACGTTTGCGGGCAATTGAGCAGGCAGTGCCTGTCCCGCTCGTCCTTCATGGCTGCTCCGGAACTGGCGATGATAATTTAAAGCAGGCGATCGGGCTTGGGATAACGAAATTAAACCTGTATACCGATTTGGATCAGGCGGGGTATGCTGCTTTAACACAGTTCCTTGTTCCGGGGAAAAGCTCGAATATGATGGAAATTGAG
- a CDS encoding NAD(P)-dependent oxidoreductase — MDKNQKLNVLVVGDEWVNTKDLVAATKKMLTGYHYEIDSFDVIMDKPMSRDRSDDIGDDSVTEYCGHPRELIERIADVHVLIVHTAPVTRQVIAAGKNLAAIGCCRSDAVNININAATERGIYFFNAPGRSVEPVSDLTITFALMLGRNIIRADQYVKAGRWAADINREVPNWDEFVTFRGITFKNKKFGLVGLGKIGKRVAEKAAALGMQVLVYDPFAADALFEGYTRTASLPELFSASDIISIHVPPLAANKGLISTELLAMMKPTAYFINVARGEIIDEDALIDALQNKKIAGAALDVYYTEPLPQQSPLLKLDNVILTPHLAGQRKDLSEGSAELLQEMMQPFFQSGKLDTCFNARAIQQK; from the coding sequence ATGGACAAAAATCAGAAGTTGAATGTGCTGGTGGTTGGCGATGAGTGGGTTAACACCAAAGATTTAGTAGCTGCAACAAAGAAAATGTTAACCGGCTATCATTATGAGATTGATTCCTTTGACGTCATCATGGATAAGCCCATGAGCCGTGACCGGAGCGATGATATTGGCGATGACAGCGTTACGGAATACTGCGGCCATCCCCGGGAGCTGATCGAGCGAATTGCCGACGTTCATGTGCTAATTGTGCATACTGCGCCGGTTACCAGGCAGGTCATTGCCGCAGGCAAGAATTTGGCTGCAATTGGCTGCTGCCGCTCTGACGCCGTGAATATTAATATCAATGCGGCCACCGAAAGAGGTATTTATTTTTTTAATGCGCCGGGGCGTTCGGTTGAGCCGGTATCCGATCTTACCATTACGTTTGCCCTGATGCTGGGCCGAAATATTATCAGAGCAGATCAGTATGTGAAAGCCGGCAGATGGGCTGCCGACATCAACAGGGAAGTTCCCAACTGGGATGAATTTGTAACCTTTAGGGGAATAACCTTCAAAAATAAGAAATTCGGTCTTGTCGGTCTTGGTAAAATTGGCAAGCGAGTGGCGGAAAAAGCGGCCGCTCTGGGCATGCAGGTCTTGGTTTACGATCCTTTTGCCGCTGACGCCTTATTTGAAGGCTATACGCGAACGGCATCGCTGCCGGAGCTTTTTTCCGCCAGTGACATCATTTCCATTCATGTTCCGCCGTTAGCAGCGAATAAAGGCTTAATCAGCACAGAATTGCTGGCGATGATGAAGCCAACCGCTTATTTTATTAATGTGGCCCGCGGCGAAATCATTGACGAAGATGCGCTGATTGACGCGCTGCAGAACAAAAAAATTGCCGGTGCGGCATTAGATGTTTATTACACCGAGCCGCTGCCGCAGCAAAGTCCCTTATTAAAACTGGACAATGTCATCCTAACGCCGCATTTGGCAGGTCAGCGCAAGGATCTTTCCGAAGGATCGGCTGAATTATTGCAGGAAATGATGCAGCCGTTTTTCCAGTCAGGCAAGCTGGATACTTGTTTTAACGCCCGGGCGATACAGCAGAAGTAG
- a CDS encoding PTS sugar transporter subunit IIA, translated as MSQTTGSVYYDTIILENMTTREEVIGCLANYLLQKGYVNEQYQAETLAREEVYPTGLPTKPIGIAVPHSKAENVIKPAILLGISKEPVAFAEMGNANATVQAGLVFLLALQGENRHLNYLKNIVDFCKQESSLVRLYQASSQQEANKIFQTEILGQG; from the coding sequence ATGAGTCAAACAACCGGCAGCGTCTATTACGACACCATCATTTTAGAAAATATGACGACCAGGGAAGAGGTAATCGGCTGCTTGGCCAATTATCTGTTGCAGAAAGGCTATGTGAATGAGCAGTATCAGGCCGAGACTTTAGCGCGGGAGGAGGTATATCCCACCGGGCTGCCCACCAAACCAATCGGGATTGCTGTCCCCCATTCGAAGGCGGAAAATGTCATTAAGCCGGCCATCCTCCTGGGCATATCCAAGGAGCCGGTTGCGTTTGCCGAAATGGGCAATGCCAATGCAACGGTCCAGGCGGGACTGGTGTTCTTACTGGCCCTGCAGGGAGAAAACAGGCATTTGAATTATTTGAAGAATATCGTCGATTTTTGCAAGCAGGAAAGTAGTCTAGTCAGGCTGTATCAGGCCAGTTCGCAGCAGGAAGCCAATAAGATATTCCAGACAGAGATTTTGGGACAAGGCTAA
- a CDS encoding PTS transporter subunit IIC — protein MEFIAWVTSVLSAFFKFNSTVTIVGIILIVSFLVKVNVQKAILGALKVSIGLTGLFLVTNLIQEAMVKPITNIVSIYGFDKNIIDIGWGSVGYAFGNTYGYFGVLVFLILNIILVSVRFTQTIYVDVFNTWRAMLLAGMIGVSTGNFWLATLAVVVFLIVDVKAADIAAPYIEKINNFPPGGSWPHGTHFSFQACLAIPIVAVLRKLPVIKDVKLNAETIQEKAGIFGETTVMGATLGILIGLFSQIGLMPSLLLGVQMAAAFLLLPRMAGILVEGWFPIIKAARSILVGKLQRDDVRIALDSSTVIGHSAVIPTTLLMYPIALLISLALPGNQMIASVSLIIVLWESAAVNAVTEGNIFHNLITLSIIVCLFCWGATFMAGPMTQLAGTMGYDVTKGLISNWDAAGTPGLVLVYKIFSWIFAF, from the coding sequence ATGGAATTTATTGCTTGGGTTACCAGTGTCCTGTCAGCTTTTTTTAAATTCAATTCAACCGTTACGATCGTCGGGATTATTTTAATCGTGTCCTTCCTGGTAAAAGTAAACGTTCAAAAAGCTATTCTTGGCGCACTGAAGGTATCCATCGGCCTTACCGGTTTGTTTCTGGTGACAAACCTGATTCAGGAAGCGATGGTTAAGCCAATCACGAATATCGTGTCTATTTATGGATTTGACAAGAATATTATTGACATCGGCTGGGGGTCGGTAGGGTATGCCTTTGGTAATACGTACGGTTATTTCGGCGTCTTGGTTTTTTTAATACTGAATATCATTTTGGTTTCCGTGCGGTTTACGCAAACCATCTATGTGGATGTTTTCAACACCTGGCGGGCGATGCTGCTGGCCGGAATGATCGGTGTTTCCACGGGCAATTTCTGGCTGGCGACACTGGCGGTGGTGGTTTTTTTAATTGTTGATGTGAAAGCGGCGGATATTGCCGCGCCGTATATTGAAAAAATTAATAACTTTCCGCCGGGCGGTTCCTGGCCGCATGGCACGCATTTTTCCTTTCAGGCTTGCCTGGCAATCCCGATTGTAGCGGTTTTGCGTAAACTCCCTGTAATTAAAGATGTGAAGCTTAACGCCGAAACCATTCAGGAAAAAGCGGGCATTTTCGGTGAGACTACCGTGATGGGAGCGACCCTGGGCATTTTGATCGGGTTGTTTAGCCAAATTGGACTTATGCCGTCCTTGCTGTTAGGCGTGCAAATGGCGGCGGCGTTCCTGCTGCTGCCGCGCATGGCCGGGATTTTAGTCGAAGGCTGGTTTCCCATTATTAAAGCGGCGCGAAGCATTCTGGTGGGCAAGCTGCAACGGGATGATGTCCGTATTGCTCTGGATAGTTCCACGGTTATCGGCCATTCGGCGGTAATACCAACCACCTTGCTGATGTATCCGATCGCATTGCTGATATCGTTGGCATTGCCTGGCAACCAAATGATCGCTTCGGTGAGCTTAATCATCGTTTTATGGGAAAGCGCCGCCGTGAATGCAGTGACTGAGGGGAATATTTTTCATAACCTTATTACCCTGTCCATAATCGTCTGCCTGTTCTGCTGGGGAGCGACTTTTATGGCCGGCCCTATGACGCAGTTGGCCGGCACGATGGGCTATGACGTTACGAAAGGCTTAATCTCCAACTGGGATGCCGCCGGTACGCCGGGACTGGTTTTGGTATACAAGATTTTTTCCTGGATTTTTGCTTTTTAA
- a CDS encoding PTS sugar transporter subunit IIB, whose product MKEVSAMEKEVTVLCCCGAGICTSNYLREEIEERIKQEGLKNVKVVLCRVNDVEEAIVHADLLVTTVEMKAEYPVPMIRALGIMLDDAAAKKALDQIIAEIRKIQQ is encoded by the coding sequence ATGAAAGAGGTGTCAGCGATGGAAAAAGAAGTCACAGTTCTTTGTTGTTGTGGCGCAGGTATTTGTACATCAAATTATTTGAGGGAAGAAATTGAAGAACGGATTAAACAAGAAGGCTTAAAGAACGTCAAAGTAGTTCTTTGCCGCGTGAATGATGTGGAGGAAGCCATAGTTCATGCCGATCTGCTGGTTACCACAGTGGAAATGAAAGCTGAATATCCGGTTCCAATGATCAGAGCTCTTGGCATCATGCTGGATGATGCCGCGGCGAAAAAAGCACTGGATCAGATTATCGCGGAAATCCGCAAAATACAGCAGTGA